The Anaeromicrobium sediminis genome includes a region encoding these proteins:
- a CDS encoding ABC transporter permease has product MRWLKMNLNLWSVLSTVFVLLIILPNLNIMISLFNEPNENWIHIKKYLLKDYMINSTILTVCTGILSMVIGTSLAWITTMYEFPFRKVLEIGLILPLGIPPYMGAYTYAGILNYTGIIQSFLRNNFGIYVNQKYFDIMSINGAIFIFTIFLFPYVYLITKSFLEKQSADLVENGRVLGRSQLEIFIHVILPVARAAIVGGVSLVILEVLNDYGVVKYFGVPAFSTAIFKTWFAMGDIDSAIRLASVLMILVFTSLMIEKFLRSRKKFSYSTAKVRPLVKIKLEGIKSIGAFMYSFIIFSLGFLIPTLQLIHWALMTYEKILNHRFIKLMGNSLIIAIITSVLIVIISIIIGNYNRINESTLSKAYSKITVVGYSIPGSVIALGVIVFFIGIDRKFGWIYEDITFRGSKLILSSSIIMLLFAYVIRFLTIGYNSIEAGFEKVGKRFFEASRTLGMGIIETFFKVDLKMIKPGIVGASILVFVDVLKELPLTLILRPFNFDTLATKAFEYASDEMIHEASIGSLIIILVSSISIIFFNFIVNRRGNNEH; this is encoded by the coding sequence CTTCCAAACTTAAATATTATGATTAGTCTATTTAATGAACCTAATGAAAATTGGATTCACATAAAGAAATATTTATTAAAGGATTATATGATTAACTCTACTATATTAACAGTCTGTACTGGGATACTAAGTATGGTTATAGGAACTAGTTTGGCATGGATTACTACCATGTATGAATTCCCCTTTAGGAAAGTTTTAGAAATAGGCCTCATACTACCTTTAGGAATACCTCCTTATATGGGGGCTTATACTTATGCGGGCATATTGAATTATACGGGAATAATTCAAAGCTTTCTAAGAAATAATTTCGGCATATATGTAAATCAAAAATACTTTGATATTATGTCCATTAATGGAGCAATATTTATATTTACAATATTTTTGTTTCCCTATGTATATCTTATTACTAAATCATTTTTGGAAAAACAATCGGCAGATTTAGTGGAAAATGGAAGAGTTTTAGGACGTAGTCAGTTAGAAATATTCATACATGTAATATTACCTGTAGCAAGGGCTGCCATTGTGGGGGGAGTTAGTTTAGTAATTTTAGAAGTATTAAATGACTATGGTGTTGTTAAGTACTTTGGTGTTCCAGCTTTTAGTACGGCAATTTTTAAAACTTGGTTTGCCATGGGAGATATTGATTCTGCCATTAGACTAGCATCTGTTTTAATGATCTTAGTATTTACTTCGTTAATGATAGAAAAATTCCTAAGGAGCAGAAAAAAGTTTAGTTATAGTACGGCTAAAGTAAGACCATTGGTGAAAATAAAATTAGAGGGAATAAAATCCATAGGTGCTTTTATGTACTCTTTTATCATATTTAGTTTAGGATTTTTAATTCCAACATTACAATTAATCCATTGGGCCTTAATGACCTATGAAAAGATTTTAAATCATAGATTTATAAAATTAATGGGAAATTCTTTAATTATAGCCATAATAACATCCGTATTAATAGTAATTATTTCTATTATAATAGGAAATTACAATAGAATAAATGAAAGTACATTATCTAAAGCATATTCAAAAATAACAGTAGTGGGATATTCCATACCTGGATCTGTTATAGCCCTAGGTGTTATAGTCTTCTTTATAGGGATAGATAGGAAGTTCGGTTGGATTTATGAGGATATAACTTTTAGAGGATCTAAACTTATATTAAGTAGTAGTATAATAATGTTACTATTTGCTTATGTAATAAGATTTTTGACTATAGGATATAATTCCATAGAGGCTGGATTTGAAAAGGTGGGAAAAAGATTTTTTGAGGCTTCAAGAACCCTAGGAATGGGAATAATAGAAACCTTCTTTAAGGTAGACCTTAAAATGATAAAGCCAGGAATAGTAGGAGCTAGTATCCTTGTTTTTGTAGATGTTTTAAAGGAATTACCACTTACTTTAATATTAAGACCCTTTAATTTTGATACTTTAGCTACAAAGGCCTTTGAATATGCCAGTGATGAAATGATTCATGAGGCATCCATAGGTTCCCTAATAATCATACTAGTAAGTAGTATATCAATAATTTTCTTTAATTTCATAGTAAATAGGAGGGGAAATAATGAGCATTAA
- a CDS encoding ABC transporter ATP-binding protein, translating to MSIKIEGLKFKYKNSVKDVIKDFSMEISNGEIISIFGESGSGKSTALRIICGLEVPSAGSIKIDDKIIVDNNNFTLPENRQMGMVFQDYALFPHMTIEKNIKFGLKHMNSKEKDNRLKEVLELVDLKGFEKRYPHELSGGQQQRIALARALAPKPDLLLLDEPFSNLDSDLQERIRKELESIIRKANITSIFVTHDKEDSKAIADRVVILKEGEIVNIGKPKDIF from the coding sequence ATGAGCATTAAAATAGAGGGATTAAAGTTTAAATATAAAAATTCTGTAAAAGATGTAATAAAAGATTTCTCCATGGAAATCAGCAATGGCGAAATAATTTCTATATTTGGAGAAAGTGGAAGTGGTAAAAGTACTGCTCTTAGAATAATATGTGGCCTAGAAGTGCCTTCAGCAGGAAGTATTAAAATAGATGATAAAATAATAGTAGATAATAATAATTTCACATTACCGGAAAATAGACAAATGGGTATGGTATTTCAAGATTATGCTTTGTTCCCACATATGACCATTGAAAAAAACATTAAATTTGGATTAAAACATATGAATAGTAAGGAAAAGGATAATAGACTTAAGGAAGTTTTAGAACTAGTAGATTTAAAGGGATTTGAAAAAAGGTATCCCCATGAACTAAGTGGAGGTCAACAGCAAAGGATTGCCTTAGCTAGGGCCCTAGCGCCAAAACCTGATTTATTATTATTAGACGAGCCCTTTAGTAACTTAGACTCAGATTTGCAAGAGCGGATAAGAAAAGAATTAGAATCAATTATAAGAAAGGCAAATATAACATCCATATTTGTTACCCATGATAAGGAAGACTCTAAGGCAATTGCAGATAGAGTGGTAATTCTGAAAGAAGGAGAAATTGTTAATATAGGAAAGCCAAAAGATATATTTTAA
- a CDS encoding YitT family protein, translating into MNKIREYIIITMGVIIVAFGLSFFLVPADLATGGVTGFAMVINSVFSQLSIGAIMSVMNVILFIVAFILIGPQFGAKTIYASLALSGSIWITESVFPIKNPLVDDIFLNLFFGILVQGIGMAIIFYQNASTGGTDIVAKILNKFFHINMGKALLLSDFLITLLAGLTFGLELGLYALLGVILNAFVIDNVIEGLGLKIHVSVLTSKFERVRQFVNEEIGRGATIYEAEGAYTREKKRVITVVMNKREFIKLKQFVQEIDENAFLIAAHVREVLGHGFNMDR; encoded by the coding sequence ATGAATAAAATAAGAGAATACATAATTATAACTATGGGAGTAATTATAGTGGCATTTGGTCTGAGCTTTTTTCTTGTGCCAGCAGATTTGGCTACGGGAGGAGTAACTGGTTTTGCCATGGTAATAAACAGTGTATTTAGTCAGTTGTCCATAGGAGCCATAATGTCAGTAATGAACGTCATATTATTTATAGTGGCCTTCATATTAATAGGGCCTCAATTTGGAGCTAAAACCATATATGCTAGTTTGGCATTGTCAGGTAGCATATGGATAACTGAGAGTGTTTTTCCCATAAAAAATCCCCTAGTAGATGATATCTTTTTAAATCTATTCTTCGGTATTTTAGTTCAAGGAATTGGAATGGCCATAATATTTTATCAAAATGCATCCACAGGAGGCACGGACATAGTTGCTAAAATATTGAATAAATTTTTTCACATAAACATGGGAAAGGCATTGTTATTGTCAGATTTTTTGATTACCCTATTAGCTGGATTGACATTTGGATTAGAACTTGGATTATATGCATTATTAGGAGTAATACTGAATGCCTTTGTAATAGATAATGTAATAGAAGGCTTAGGATTAAAAATTCATGTCTCCGTATTAACTAGCAAATTTGAAAGGGTGAGACAATTTGTAAATGAGGAGATAGGAAGAGGTGCTACCATATATGAAGCAGAAGGAGCATATACAAGGGAAAAGAAGAGAGTTATAACCGTCGTAATGAATAAAAGGGAATTTATAAAACTAAAGCAATTTGTACAGGAAATAGATGAGAATGCTTTTCTCATAGCAGCTCATGTGAGAGAAGTATTAGGACATGGATTTAATATGGATAGATAA
- a CDS encoding alanine/glycine:cation symporter family protein, producing the protein MEKLTEILNQVDSFVWGPPLLILLVATGMYLTFKLGFIQILKLPLAIKYLFSKEKSNNEAQGDISSFAALCTALAATIGTGNIVGVATAIKVGGPGALFWMWIAAFFGMATKYAEGLLAVKYRTVDNNGEISGGPMYYIENGLGKEYRWLGKMFALFGVGVAFFGIGTFPQVNAITNAANLAFNIPTIVTSIILTILVAAVTLGGIKSISKISEMIVPFMALFYILGCLIIIFMNVHALPQAISFILTSAFSGKAATGGFVGATVMMAIRNGIARGVFSNESGLGSAPIAAAAAKTNSCVRQGLVSMTGTFFDTIIVCTMTGIVLIMTGAWSSEYAGAAMTNYAFSIGMPMFGKWIVTIGLTFFAFTTILGWNYYGERCTEYLVGVKGIKPFKYIYILLVACGAFLKLDMIWVLADIVNGLMAIPNLIALILLSKVISSETKKYFNSLEKNAMKKIAS; encoded by the coding sequence ATGGAGAAATTGACAGAAATTTTGAATCAGGTGGATTCCTTTGTATGGGGACCGCCTTTATTGATTCTATTAGTAGCTACAGGTATGTATTTGACTTTTAAGTTAGGATTTATTCAAATTCTAAAGCTTCCTTTAGCTATCAAGTATTTGTTTAGTAAAGAGAAGAGTAATAATGAGGCACAAGGTGATATTTCTAGTTTTGCAGCCCTTTGTACTGCTTTAGCTGCAACTATAGGAACGGGTAATATTGTTGGGGTTGCCACTGCCATAAAGGTTGGCGGACCTGGTGCATTATTTTGGATGTGGATAGCCGCATTCTTTGGAATGGCTACTAAGTATGCAGAAGGCTTATTAGCTGTTAAATATAGGACTGTAGATAATAACGGGGAAATATCTGGTGGTCCTATGTATTATATTGAAAATGGATTAGGAAAAGAATATAGATGGCTTGGAAAAATGTTTGCTTTGTTTGGAGTAGGAGTAGCCTTCTTTGGAATAGGAACTTTTCCTCAGGTTAATGCAATTACTAATGCAGCAAATTTAGCTTTTAATATACCAACCATAGTAACTTCTATAATACTTACCATATTAGTTGCAGCAGTTACCTTAGGTGGTATTAAGAGTATATCTAAAATATCAGAAATGATAGTACCTTTTATGGCATTATTTTATATATTAGGATGTTTGATTATAATTTTTATGAATGTGCATGCATTACCTCAGGCCATATCGTTTATTTTAACTAGTGCTTTTTCTGGAAAGGCAGCCACTGGTGGATTCGTTGGAGCTACTGTAATGATGGCCATTAGAAATGGTATAGCAAGGGGTGTATTCTCAAATGAATCTGGACTTGGAAGTGCTCCTATTGCAGCAGCCGCTGCTAAAACTAATTCTTGCGTAAGACAAGGTTTGGTATCTATGACAGGAACTTTCTTTGATACTATAATAGTATGTACTATGACTGGTATAGTATTAATTATGACTGGTGCTTGGAGTAGTGAATATGCAGGAGCAGCCATGACTAATTATGCTTTTTCAATTGGTATGCCTATGTTTGGTAAATGGATAGTAACTATAGGTCTTACGTTTTTCGCATTTACTACTATCTTAGGATGGAATTATTATGGTGAAAGATGTACAGAATATTTAGTTGGAGTAAAAGGAATTAAACCTTTTAAATACATATACATATTACTAGTTGCATGTGGAGCATTCTTAAAGTTAGATATGATATGGGTTTTAGCCGATATTGTAAATGGGCTTATGGCTATACCAAACTTAATAGCATTAATATTACTTAGTAAAGTAATATCATCAGAAACTAAAAAGTATTTTAATTCATTGGAGAAAAATGCAATGAAAAAAATTGCTAGTTAA
- a CDS encoding NADase-type glycan-binding domain-containing protein — MARRLILLILFIILIPVGVYANGAPVDTGTYTVTGNVEPIEKKDISIEREHIKLRVDEDYVNVKVTYDFLNMGGAQDFKYAFPVDYKINEYESQLKETIFNFKMYDGDEELKILDVKVEKEVVQRDENLYEDVNINVDNEVRKWFITSLTFDENEKKTVYIEYKIKTLYVDWGMSNEFFTRFDKNYFEYNLTPAKVLGEGIIKDFNLEIDVKPLIYKDGDVDYLNVDDFVYEEGIYKVNRENLNIDEMPNIKLAYNSIRHKEKKELENTRIDEEFIKNITSSSHLEGYGVENLYDKDLDTTWAIKEDWDKWIQIEFKYPIEVSLVGIINGYTKDKTVYEENKKVKAFKLELYNGKNKITEEIRYIQERNYEDLDKEYYKDFIDYSDFVYAGPEVDKIKITILDTYDGLLYEDLCISEILLLSNTMKNKNLIELIKLYYKEEKTNEEKRRLLNLLMEVKSHELYESAYFNYNDVIKELSNIELKTEKDFRNIIELGNKKENISKTIYGQLIKSIFFSEPKKFIKELSKYPNKIESTALYMSDEISGKEEWDRLKDEIKELNKDKELKFEETVAVNLFYIKVNENIDKL; from the coding sequence ATGGCAAGAAGATTGATTCTTTTAATTTTATTCATAATCCTAATACCTGTAGGTGTATATGCTAATGGAGCACCTGTAGATACAGGTACATATACGGTTACTGGAAATGTGGAGCCAATTGAGAAGAAGGATATATCCATAGAGAGGGAGCATATTAAATTAAGAGTAGATGAAGATTATGTGAATGTGAAAGTCACATATGACTTCTTAAATATGGGTGGGGCTCAAGACTTTAAATATGCTTTTCCAGTAGATTATAAGATTAATGAGTATGAATCCCAATTAAAAGAGACCATATTTAATTTTAAAATGTATGATGGAGATGAAGAATTAAAAATACTAGATGTGAAAGTAGAAAAAGAAGTAGTACAGAGGGATGAAAATCTTTATGAAGATGTTAATATAAATGTTGATAATGAAGTAAGAAAGTGGTTCATAACAAGTCTTACTTTTGATGAAAATGAAAAGAAAACTGTTTACATAGAATATAAAATAAAGACCCTATACGTAGATTGGGGAATGAGTAATGAATTCTTTACCAGGTTTGATAAAAATTATTTTGAATACAATCTAACTCCTGCTAAGGTGTTGGGAGAAGGAATTATTAAAGACTTTAACTTAGAAATTGATGTAAAACCTTTAATATATAAAGATGGAGATGTAGATTATTTAAATGTGGATGATTTTGTCTATGAAGAGGGCATATATAAGGTGAATAGGGAGAATTTAAATATAGATGAAATGCCAAATATTAAGTTAGCCTATAATAGTATAAGGCATAAAGAAAAGAAAGAATTAGAAAATACTAGAATAGATGAGGAGTTTATAAAGAATATAACTAGTTCTTCTCACTTAGAGGGATACGGTGTGGAGAATTTATATGATAAAGATTTAGACACCACATGGGCCATAAAGGAAGATTGGGATAAGTGGATTCAAATAGAATTTAAATATCCAATTGAAGTATCATTAGTTGGAATTATTAATGGATATACGAAAGACAAGACCGTATATGAAGAAAATAAAAAGGTTAAAGCCTTTAAATTAGAGTTGTACAATGGAAAGAATAAAATAACTGAAGAAATTAGATATATACAAGAAAGAAATTATGAGGATTTAGATAAAGAATATTATAAGGATTTTATTGATTATAGTGATTTTGTTTATGCAGGGCCGGAAGTGGATAAAATAAAAATAACTATACTAGATACCTATGATGGATTATTATATGAGGACTTATGTATAAGTGAGATACTACTATTAAGTAATACTATGAAAAATAAGAACCTGATAGAGCTCATAAAACTATATTATAAAGAAGAAAAAACCAATGAAGAAAAAAGGCGATTGTTAAATCTTTTAATGGAAGTTAAATCTCATGAATTATATGAAAGTGCATATTTTAATTATAATGATGTAATAAAAGAACTAAGTAACATAGAATTAAAAACTGAAAAGGATTTTAGAAATATAATCGAACTAGGAAATAAGAAAGAAAATATATCAAAAACCATATATGGTCAATTAATTAAGAGCATATTTTTTAGTGAACCTAAGAAATTCATAAAGGAACTTAGTAAATATCCTAATAAAATAGAGTCAACAGCTCTATATATGTCTGATGAAATAAGTGGAAAAGAAGAATGGGATAGGTTGAAGGATGAAATAAAAGAACTAAATAAGGATAAGGAATTGAAATTTGAAGAAACAGTAGCAGTAAATTTGTTTTATATAAAGGTAAATGAAAATATTGATAAACTATAA
- a CDS encoding branched-chain amino acid aminotransferase, whose translation MQKDANIDWKNLGFGYTKTDFRYISIWKDGKWDDGKLSEDNMLTMSESSTALHYGQQCFEGLKAYRRKDGTIQLFRPDENAKRFNRSASRLLMPEVPVEKFIDACKQVVKANEHFVPPYGTGATLYLRPFLIGVGHNLGVKPAPEYIFCVFCSPVGAYFKGGMTPVNFMITEEYDRAAPHGTGDVKVGGNYAASLLAHEDAVKKGFADCIYLDAKTQTKIEEVGAANFFGITQNNEFITPNSPSILPSITRYSLMHVAKEYLGLEVKERDVYVDKLDEFKEAGACGTAAVITPIGGIEYKGKLHVFHSETEVGPVTKKLYDTLYGIQFGDVDAPEGWIYEVK comes from the coding sequence ATGCAAAAGGATGCAAATATCGATTGGAAAAATCTTGGTTTCGGATATACAAAAACAGATTTTCGTTACATATCTATTTGGAAAGATGGAAAATGGGATGACGGAAAACTAAGTGAAGATAATATGCTTACTATGAGTGAATCCTCTACTGCATTACATTATGGACAACAATGTTTTGAAGGTTTAAAAGCCTATAGAAGAAAAGATGGTACTATTCAACTATTTAGACCAGATGAAAATGCTAAACGTTTTAATAGAAGTGCATCTCGTCTACTTATGCCTGAAGTACCAGTAGAAAAATTTATAGATGCATGTAAGCAAGTAGTTAAGGCTAATGAGCATTTTGTACCGCCATATGGTACAGGAGCTACATTATACCTTAGACCTTTCCTAATAGGTGTTGGACATAATTTAGGGGTTAAACCTGCTCCTGAGTACATATTCTGTGTATTCTGTTCTCCAGTTGGTGCTTATTTTAAAGGTGGTATGACTCCAGTAAACTTCATGATAACTGAAGAATACGATAGAGCTGCACCTCATGGTACTGGTGATGTAAAAGTTGGTGGAAACTACGCAGCGAGTTTATTAGCCCATGAAGATGCTGTTAAGAAAGGTTTTGCAGATTGTATATACTTAGATGCTAAGACTCAGACTAAAATTGAAGAGGTTGGAGCTGCTAACTTCTTTGGTATCACTCAGAACAATGAATTTATAACACCAAATTCACCTTCAATTTTACCAAGTATAACTAGATATTCATTAATGCATGTTGCCAAGGAATATTTAGGACTAGAAGTAAAAGAAAGAGATGTTTATGTTGATAAATTAGATGAATTTAAGGAAGCTGGTGCATGTGGAACAGCTGCTGTTATTACTCCAATCGGAGGAATAGAGTATAAGGGAAAACTACATGTGTTCCATAGTGAAACTGAAGTAGGTCCTGTAACTAAAAAACTTTACGACACTTTATATGGAATTCAATTTGGTGATGTTGATGCTCCAGAAGGTTGGATATACGAAGTTAAATAA
- a CDS encoding sigma-54-dependent Fis family transcriptional regulator translates to MENVLRKMKDIIKKYSVVLSEVLKVDVEIVDSNLYRIAGTGKFSKEIDKYIYDSGYVTKKVIETSERILIENPGKDPVCRSCPNKESCEETFEVSTPIILNNQVIGAIGLVCFSKEQKIHIMENYNTFIRFLDQISDLISSKAYEVIENHNNMAILQLLNNITDKIDEGIVVFDKNLNLLKINSTGEKILNCKKSNMKNMSLEKLREEDNEIGEYNLTVNDKTYNLIGRDYNINIDNYNKIFIFNDANLLREKIFKLANRKEKTGLDRIIGNSKEIERVKKRVKMICDTSSTVLITGESGTGKELFARAIHEESKKNKEPFVPVNCGAIPENLLESELFGYVKGAFTGADPKGKIGKFQMAHGGTIFLDEIGDMPIPIQVKILRVLEEREVTPLGSNESKKINVRVIGATNKNLEKMVKENLFREDLYYRLNVIPLHIPPLRERAGDVRLLSKKFIDTYSKLFNKPILKVEEDFFENIEKYSWPGNVRELQNVMEYIVNIGESTCIIDKNILPNKIRNVSMDLELKNYNLEYIEKHIIKKAIEKYGNKGTDKKIVAEKLGIGIATLYRKMKKYNI, encoded by the coding sequence ATGGAGAATGTCTTAAGAAAAATGAAAGATATTATAAAAAAATATAGTGTGGTTTTATCAGAGGTTTTGAAAGTTGATGTGGAAATTGTAGATAGTAATTTGTATAGGATTGCAGGAACTGGAAAATTTTCTAAAGAAATAGATAAATATATATATGATTCAGGCTATGTGACTAAGAAGGTTATTGAGACCTCAGAGAGAATATTAATAGAAAATCCTGGTAAAGACCCTGTTTGTAGATCTTGTCCTAATAAGGAATCCTGTGAAGAAACATTTGAAGTAAGTACACCTATTATTTTGAACAATCAGGTTATAGGTGCCATTGGGTTAGTCTGTTTTAGTAAAGAACAAAAAATACATATAATGGAAAATTATAATACGTTTATAAGGTTTTTAGACCAAATATCTGATTTAATATCTTCAAAGGCCTATGAAGTAATAGAAAATCATAATAATATGGCGATTTTACAATTACTCAATAATATAACAGATAAGATAGACGAAGGGATTGTAGTATTTGATAAAAATCTTAACCTACTAAAAATAAACTCTACAGGAGAAAAAATATTAAACTGCAAGAAAAGTAACATGAAAAATATGTCTTTAGAAAAGTTAAGAGAAGAGGACAATGAAATAGGAGAATATAATTTAACTGTAAATGATAAAACATATAATTTAATTGGTCGTGATTATAACATTAATATAGATAATTATAATAAAATATTCATATTTAATGATGCGAATCTTCTTCGTGAGAAGATATTTAAACTAGCTAATAGAAAGGAAAAAACAGGGTTAGATAGGATAATAGGAAACTCTAAGGAAATAGAAAGGGTAAAGAAAAGAGTTAAAATGATTTGTGACACTAGCTCCACAGTACTTATAACAGGTGAAAGTGGCACAGGAAAGGAATTGTTTGCAAGGGCTATCCATGAGGAAAGTAAAAAAAATAAGGAACCCTTTGTGCCAGTAAATTGTGGTGCCATTCCAGAAAATCTATTAGAAAGTGAATTGTTTGGATATGTGAAAGGAGCTTTTACAGGAGCAGATCCAAAGGGGAAAATAGGGAAATTCCAAATGGCCCATGGAGGAACTATATTTCTAGATGAGATAGGAGACATGCCCATACCTATTCAAGTTAAAATACTTAGAGTACTAGAGGAAAGAGAAGTGACACCCCTTGGTTCTAATGAATCTAAAAAAATTAATGTAAGGGTTATTGGAGCAACTAATAAAAATTTAGAAAAAATGGTTAAGGAAAATCTATTCAGAGAAGATTTATACTATAGGTTAAATGTAATACCACTTCATATTCCACCTCTAAGAGAAAGGGCTGGAGATGTTAGATTATTATCAAAGAAATTTATAGATACATACTCCAAGCTGTTTAACAAACCAATTTTGAAAGTTGAAGAAGATTTCTTTGAGAATATAGAAAAATATAGTTGGCCAGGAAATGTTAGAGAGCTACAAAATGTGATGGAATATATAGTAAACATAGGAGAATCTACATGTATCATAGACAAAAATATACTTCCTAATAAAATAAGAAATGTATCAATGGATTTAGAGTTAAAAAATTATAATTTAGAATATATAGAAAAGCATATAATTAAAAAGGCCATAGAGAAGTATGGAAATAAGGGAACGGATAAAAAAATTGTGGCAGAAAAATTAGGAATAGGCATAGCTACTTTATATAGGAAAATGAAAAAATATAATATATGA